A single region of the Borrelia hermsii DAH genome encodes:
- a CDS encoding adenylate kinase: MKLVFLGPPGSGKGTIAKILSNKLNYYHISTGDLFRENISNATPLGKEIKQIVENGQLVPDSITIKIVEDKINTLENKDNFILDGFPRNINQAKALDKFLKNIQIINFLLDEEILIKRLSGRRICKSCGGIFNIYTLPTKEKEICDLCKGILYQRKDDTEGSLKVRLQEYHLQTKPLTDFYSKSNRLNNINASKDIDEVEKSLMEIISKS, encoded by the coding sequence ATGAAGCTTGTTTTTTTAGGGCCCCCGGGTTCTGGAAAAGGTACAATTGCCAAGATCCTCTCAAATAAATTAAATTACTATCATATCTCAACAGGGGATTTATTTAGAGAAAATATATCAAATGCTACACCTCTTGGTAAGGAAATCAAACAAATAGTTGAGAATGGACAATTAGTCCCCGACTCAATCACAATTAAAATTGTTGAAGATAAAATCAATACCCTTGAAAATAAGGATAATTTTATTCTTGATGGATTTCCCAGAAACATCAATCAAGCCAAAGCTCTAGATAAGTTCTTGAAAAATATTCAAATAATAAATTTTTTACTCGATGAAGAAATACTAATAAAAAGGCTTTCTGGCAGAAGAATATGCAAGTCTTGCGGAGGAATATTTAACATATACACACTTCCTACAAAAGAAAAGGAAATTTGTGATCTTTGTAAAGGTATCCTTTACCAACGAAAAGATGATACAGAGGGGTCTTTAAAAGTTAGACTTCAAGAATATCACTTACAAACAAAACCACTAACAGATTTTTACTCAAAAAGCAACAGGCTTAATAATATTAATGCATCAAAGGATATTGATGAAGTGGAAAAAAGCTTAATGGAAATAATATCAAAAAGTTAA
- a CDS encoding GGDEF domain-containing response regulator, protein MMKGVILDNFEDISVKSQKLLLVDDTPTNLDLLIDILQYNYEIRVAVNGFDALKQVEIASPDLILLDVLLPDISGYEVCKRLKNDPETRDIPVIFISSRDSTDAQLEGFNVGGVDYILKPFNGRIIDARIKTHLELKRLRDYFKNLARIDGLTQIPNRRFFTDKFAKSWMQALEHKRNVIVGMLDIDYFKKYNDNYGHTNGDECLKLIARSLNKIAIKYNIDTARYGGEEFILFSVNKSLEEMINIVSILIEDIRNLEIVHEHSSISKFVTVSVGLAEQIPHDSNFTNIIKLADDKLYEAKISGRNQFKY, encoded by the coding sequence ATGATGAAAGGTGTGATTTTGGATAATTTTGAGGATATTTCAGTTAAGTCTCAAAAATTGCTACTTGTGGATGATACGCCTACGAATTTAGATTTATTAATAGATATATTGCAATACAATTACGAGATTAGAGTTGCAGTAAATGGATTTGATGCTTTAAAACAAGTTGAGATTGCTAGTCCTGATTTAATCCTTCTTGATGTATTGCTTCCAGATATTAGCGGTTATGAGGTTTGCAAAAGGCTTAAAAATGATCCTGAGACTAGGGATATTCCTGTAATCTTTATTAGTTCAAGAGATTCTACCGATGCTCAACTTGAAGGGTTTAATGTTGGTGGAGTGGATTATATTCTAAAGCCTTTTAATGGCAGGATCATTGATGCAAGAATTAAAACTCATCTTGAACTCAAAAGACTTAGGGATTATTTTAAGAATCTTGCAAGAATTGATGGTCTAACTCAAATTCCTAATAGAAGGTTTTTTACAGATAAATTTGCTAAGTCTTGGATGCAAGCCTTGGAGCATAAAAGGAACGTCATTGTGGGAATGTTAGATATTGATTATTTTAAAAAATATAATGATAATTATGGACATACCAATGGTGATGAATGTCTTAAGTTGATTGCAAGGAGTTTAAATAAAATCGCCATTAAATATAATATAGATACTGCTCGTTATGGTGGTGAGGAGTTTATTTTATTTTCTGTCAATAAAAGTTTGGAAGAAATGATTAATATTGTTAGTATTTTGATTGAAGATATTAGAAATTTAGAGATAGTTCACGAGCACAGTAGTATTTCTAAATTTGTGACAGTTTCAGTTGGTCTTGCTGAACAAATTCCTCATGATTCCAATTTCACTAATATTATTAAACTTGCTGATGATAAATTATATGAAGCTAAGATTTCTGGTCGAAATCAGTTTAAATATTAA
- a CDS encoding response regulator, with translation MYKYITWLMRGLSVFLFLFFLSHISLPAKQILKFKLVDQYYPLYYKNQKGKMRGTIFYLLDKWAQDHDYDISVESIDYLDKDKIEDDVVYLGLTYNSGLNEYLYFKNEIGKCVTTLICNSEKEKKLTNLFLSNELRVGVVENTIYEDILRFHGHGDNVFLFTDTEKLLLALRDNKIDLVYGSYKSLSCVWYSLFSPSLMRIFNSEYFYSFGVRAAISKNAVNQLKDLDINLLSYMQSLSKEEYASFKELDFLLKLDVGMYNDYPPLSFINAKSQFSGILVDLWNTLAREYGFSVEFIGFPKESIKRSLDDKDISVWGGILEDDNILNSKKYKAISPICSLNFNLYFTNAKNSNKVINSQVIDFSLNGMQLDKNTDIVSNFADIVNHSYGFVENSITTSYLLRMHGYNNILKFKSSSLNKSKFLVLAVNSKRLQVFAYMLDALTANILFDTLLQIEKNWIGQDEVEDYQNNYYGDINRSSFNIEEKIWLQSNRKLNLAVKDWYPIDYFDSGNYKGVNEWLIKRIRRLTNLDFNIVNVHEREVEELIKLGKVDILSTNLDDTNSNSVFNIKAVSGIPLHLFSNQTRLFTPKSSDRIAVLKFLYTKKLETQIGTQLVQVDSFKEALDLLYRGKVDGIISDEYTATINFEDLNIRDIKKVFTVLDLTFNLNIAVHNQDYILRRIIQKVLFRTNVNNKSHFDDWVFNVHESSKDMRLKKSGIAVLTIGMFVFTIFVFFLLNFWKEIGFRKKMYSSAVSEKKVIENAIAAKTIFLASMSHDIRTPINGIIAATELLENTDLLGIQKEYVQMINYSSISLLSLIDEILYISKIDMNGIYIENNEIDLEHEIESVLKGFQSQSAKQNLDLIFYSKSDLDSYLIGDRARLKKVLINLIGNAFKFTTDGIIVLNYEMICSTEDNNGNKIITIEFKVTDTGKGIKESNIPVIFELFKQEDDSDSKKYEGTGLGLAISRKLVSLMGGPGITVESEVGKGTTFSFMLPFVLGNKIKDKELKKLQLVKDKKILSLFSSKKTVEVLSEISEIFDYKDNIHYFCSYEDAYKTFYRYPYYDFIFINVDDFGLQEGIKFADRIENLNSNVRIVFVFYYLKSDESIDFKYEYMQKPFKRWDFYSDWIRNGPVVDIPIVSESSTLKLKNNVGILIADDNEINQKVLKNILIVIGVREDSIDIVDDGVKAIEFLKTNRYDIAFVDIRMPSCDGFTVSREIRKFESQNNLNPCVLIAVTAHALREYKDRCLDNGMNDYLAKPIHISSIKCILKRYLHIEVEDSNIISDKKLYGFSDIPNLDVNNALRDLNISYEMYVDLCRGFVDMSDNMIRDLDEAFNLNNVELVKGLAHSIAGALGNMRSNLFEHFRQIEINTGSIYELKMLYSKARKDLIVLVGNIRERILDVTKTEYQEKLKFKSNDEFLSLMQKLLSGIENRNPKEYKEVIEVLKGYSLDDDNITLFDSLVKYLRIYNFKESANIVKRMMNASNIEK, from the coding sequence ATGTATAAATATATAACATGGCTTATGCGCGGTTTGAGTGTTTTTTTATTTCTATTTTTTTTATCTCATATCAGTTTGCCAGCTAAACAAATTCTTAAATTTAAACTTGTAGATCAATATTATCCTCTTTATTATAAAAATCAAAAAGGTAAGATGCGTGGCACTATTTTTTATCTTCTAGATAAGTGGGCACAAGATCATGATTATGATATTAGTGTAGAATCTATTGATTATCTTGATAAAGATAAAATTGAAGATGATGTAGTTTATTTGGGATTAACTTATAATTCAGGCTTAAATGAATATCTTTATTTTAAAAATGAGATTGGCAAATGCGTAACTACATTGATTTGTAATTCAGAAAAAGAGAAAAAACTTACCAATTTATTCCTTTCAAATGAATTACGCGTAGGTGTTGTAGAGAATACTATATATGAAGATATTTTAAGATTTCATGGTCATGGTGATAATGTTTTTTTATTTACAGATACTGAAAAATTACTCTTAGCATTAAGAGATAATAAGATTGATTTAGTATATGGAAGTTATAAATCATTATCTTGTGTATGGTATAGTTTGTTTTCCCCATCTTTGATGAGAATTTTTAATTCTGAATATTTTTATAGTTTTGGCGTAAGAGCTGCTATTAGTAAGAATGCTGTTAATCAATTAAAGGATTTAGATATTAATCTTTTAAGTTATATGCAATCTCTCTCTAAAGAGGAATATGCTTCTTTTAAAGAGTTAGATTTTTTATTGAAACTTGATGTTGGAATGTATAATGATTATCCTCCTTTGAGTTTTATTAATGCTAAAAGTCAATTCTCAGGAATTTTAGTTGACTTATGGAATACTCTTGCTAGAGAATATGGTTTTTCAGTTGAATTTATAGGATTTCCAAAGGAGAGCATTAAAAGAAGCCTGGATGATAAGGATATATCTGTTTGGGGTGGAATTCTTGAAGATGATAATATTTTAAATTCTAAAAAGTATAAAGCAATCTCGCCAATATGCTCACTTAATTTTAATTTATATTTTACAAATGCTAAAAATAGTAATAAGGTCATAAATTCACAAGTTATTGATTTCAGTTTAAATGGTATGCAATTAGATAAAAATACAGATATAGTAAGTAATTTTGCAGATATAGTTAATCATTCATATGGATTTGTAGAAAATTCAATAACCACAAGCTATTTATTAAGGATGCACGGATATAATAATATATTGAAATTCAAAAGTTCAAGTTTAAATAAAAGTAAGTTTTTGGTATTAGCTGTTAATAGTAAAAGATTGCAAGTGTTTGCGTATATGCTTGATGCGTTAACAGCAAACATTTTATTTGATACTTTGTTACAAATAGAGAAGAATTGGATTGGGCAAGATGAGGTTGAAGATTATCAAAATAATTATTATGGAGACATAAATAGAAGTAGCTTTAATATTGAGGAAAAAATTTGGTTACAAAGCAATAGGAAATTAAATCTTGCTGTTAAAGATTGGTATCCTATTGATTATTTTGATTCTGGTAATTATAAAGGAGTAAATGAGTGGCTAATTAAGAGAATAAGAAGATTGACAAATTTGGATTTCAATATTGTCAATGTGCATGAGAGAGAGGTTGAAGAATTAATTAAATTAGGCAAGGTGGATATATTATCTACTAATTTGGATGACACAAATTCGAATTCTGTTTTTAATATTAAAGCAGTTTCAGGAATTCCGCTACATCTTTTTTCAAATCAAACTAGATTATTTACTCCTAAATCATCTGATCGTATTGCGGTGCTTAAGTTTTTGTATACTAAGAAATTGGAAACCCAAATAGGAACACAACTGGTGCAAGTGGATAGTTTTAAAGAAGCTTTAGACCTTCTCTATAGAGGCAAGGTTGATGGGATTATTAGTGATGAATATACAGCTACTATTAATTTTGAGGACTTAAATATTAGGGATATTAAGAAAGTTTTTACTGTCTTAGATCTAACATTTAATTTAAATATTGCAGTTCATAATCAAGATTATATTTTAAGAAGGATTATACAAAAAGTTTTATTCCGTACAAATGTTAATAATAAATCACATTTCGATGACTGGGTATTTAATGTTCATGAGAGTTCTAAAGATATGAGACTCAAAAAGTCTGGTATAGCAGTATTAACCATTGGTATGTTTGTTTTTACTATTTTTGTGTTTTTTCTACTTAATTTTTGGAAGGAGATAGGATTTAGGAAAAAAATGTATTCTTCTGCAGTAAGTGAGAAAAAAGTTATTGAGAATGCTATTGCTGCTAAAACTATTTTTTTAGCAAGTATGAGTCATGATATTCGTACTCCCATTAATGGCATAATAGCAGCTACTGAGCTTTTAGAGAATACTGATCTTTTAGGTATTCAAAAAGAGTATGTGCAAATGATAAATTATTCATCTATCTCATTACTCTCTTTAATTGATGAGATATTGTATATTTCCAAAATAGACATGAATGGGATATATATTGAAAATAATGAAATAGATCTGGAGCATGAAATTGAAAGTGTTTTGAAGGGTTTTCAGTCTCAGAGCGCAAAACAGAATCTTGATTTAATTTTTTATTCAAAATCAGATTTAGATAGTTACTTAATAGGGGATAGAGCTAGACTTAAGAAGGTACTTATTAATTTAATCGGCAATGCTTTTAAATTTACTACAGATGGAATCATAGTTTTAAACTATGAAATGATATGCAGTACAGAAGATAATAATGGTAATAAAATAATTACTATTGAGTTTAAGGTGACTGATACTGGTAAGGGGATTAAAGAGAGTAATATACCTGTAATATTCGAGTTATTTAAACAAGAAGATGATTCTGATTCAAAAAAGTATGAAGGAACTGGTCTTGGACTTGCAATATCTAGGAAACTTGTTAGTTTAATGGGTGGTCCTGGCATTACGGTTGAGAGTGAAGTAGGCAAGGGAACAACTTTTTCATTTATGTTGCCTTTTGTTTTAGGTAACAAGATTAAAGATAAAGAATTAAAAAAATTGCAATTGGTAAAGGATAAAAAAATTTTAAGCTTATTTTCAAGTAAAAAGACCGTTGAGGTATTAAGTGAAATAAGTGAAATATTTGATTATAAGGATAATATACATTATTTTTGTTCTTATGAGGATGCTTATAAGACTTTTTATAGATATCCTTATTATGATTTTATTTTTATAAATGTTGATGATTTTGGATTACAAGAAGGTATTAAGTTTGCTGATCGGATTGAGAATTTAAATTCTAATGTAAGAATAGTATTTGTGTTCTATTATTTAAAGAGTGATGAGAGCATTGATTTCAAATATGAATATATGCAAAAACCTTTTAAAAGGTGGGATTTTTATTCTGATTGGATTAGAAATGGTCCGGTTGTAGATATTCCAATAGTAAGTGAATCTAGTACTCTTAAGCTTAAAAATAATGTTGGCATCTTAATAGCTGATGATAATGAAATTAATCAGAAGGTTTTAAAAAATATTCTGATTGTTATAGGTGTCAGAGAAGATTCTATTGATATTGTGGACGATGGCGTTAAGGCTATTGAGTTTTTAAAAACTAATAGGTATGATATTGCTTTTGTTGATATAAGAATGCCAAGTTGTGATGGCTTTACGGTGTCTAGAGAAATACGCAAATTTGAAAGCCAAAATAATTTAAATCCATGTGTGTTAATAGCTGTTACTGCACATGCATTAAGAGAATATAAAGATAGATGTTTAGATAATGGAATGAATGATTATCTTGCAAAACCAATACATATTAGCTCAATTAAGTGTATCTTAAAAAGATATTTACATATTGAGGTTGAAGATAGTAACATTATATCAGACAAGAAGTTATATGGATTTTCTGATATACCCAATTTAGATGTTAATAATGCTTTAAGAGATTTAAATATTTCATATGAGATGTATGTTGATTTGTGCAGAGGATTTGTTGACATGAGCGATAATATGATACGTGATTTGGATGAGGCTTTTAATTTAAATAATGTAGAATTAGTAAAAGGATTAGCACATTCAATTGCTGGAGCTCTTGGTAATATGCGTAGTAACTTATTTGAGCATTTTAGACAGATTGAGATAAATACAGGTTCAATATATGAATTGAAAATGCTTTATTCTAAAGCACGTAAAGATTTGATTGTACTTGTTGGGAACATAAGGGAGAGGATTTTAGATGTTACTAAGACTGAGTATCAAGAGAAATTAAAATTTAAAAGCAATGATGAATTTTTAAGTCTTATGCAAAAGCTTTTAAGTGGTATAGAAAATAGGAATCCAAAAGAATATAAGGAAGTGATTGAGGTTCTTAAAGGGTATAGTTTGGATGATGATAATATTACATTATTTGATTCGCTTGTTAAATATTTAAGGATATATAATTTTAAAGAGAGTGCTAATATTGTTAAACGCATGATGAATGCTAGTAATATAGAGAAGTAA
- a CDS encoding Cof-type HAD-IIB family hydrolase, translating into MNANYKKYKMLVFDLDGTLLNNDHEITPLTLKVLLKLKNDFHIIIATGRRFDEITDILVQLKEVQIDESYIVTANGAEVFFKNNLILRYKIDYDVVREILKVKRGDIDINLYTFNNWYSDREIRSPIMNYFIENLGIKPIITDLSKFEIDSCSKIVYYAQDLFKLEEFANKIREKNFKDISMFYSANDLLEITHIDASKYNAIKSIALFECIAIDAILAFGDNGNDYGMLKNVGKGIVMKNANDLVRNNLPNNEVTKFNNDEDGVAKFLIEFFNLDIDVK; encoded by the coding sequence ATGAATGCCAATTATAAAAAATATAAGATGTTGGTTTTTGATCTTGATGGAACCTTGCTTAATAATGATCATGAAATTACGCCATTGACTCTTAAAGTTCTTTTAAAATTAAAGAATGATTTTCATATAATTATTGCTACTGGTAGAAGATTTGATGAGATTACGGATATTCTAGTGCAGCTTAAAGAGGTGCAAATTGATGAGAGTTATATTGTAACGGCTAATGGAGCTGAGGTATTTTTTAAAAATAATCTAATTTTAAGATATAAGATTGATTATGATGTAGTAAGAGAAATTCTTAAGGTCAAGAGAGGAGATATTGATATTAATCTTTATACTTTTAATAATTGGTATTCTGATAGAGAGATTAGAAGTCCAATTATGAATTATTTTATTGAAAATTTAGGAATAAAACCTATTATTACTGATTTATCTAAGTTTGAGATAGATTCTTGTTCTAAAATAGTTTATTATGCTCAAGATCTCTTTAAGCTTGAAGAGTTTGCAAATAAAATCAGAGAAAAAAATTTTAAAGATATAAGTATGTTTTATTCCGCTAATGATCTTTTGGAAATTACACATATTGATGCTAGTAAATATAATGCTATTAAAAGTATTGCTTTATTTGAATGTATTGCTATTGATGCTATTTTAGCATTTGGAGATAATGGCAATGATTATGGGATGTTAAAGAATGTTGGAAAGGGCATCGTTATGAAGAACGCAAACGATCTTGTTAGGAATAATTTGCCAAACAACGAGGTTACAAAATTCAATAATGATGAAGATGGGGTTGCAAAGTTTTTAATTGAGTTTTTTAATCTTGATATTGATGTTAAGTAA
- the hpt gene encoding hypoxanthine phosphoribosyltransferase, translating to MDEEISTLFTEEKIKSKIKELAQKIRNYYKDKSNVVFISLLKGSFMFFADITREIGLNVKIDFLQVSSYKNKTHSSLNVLIKKDIDIDIKDSYVIIFDDIIDTGLTYDKIITYLKTKNPKEIKICTLFNKPSRRLIELKIDYAGFEIENDFIVGYGIDFNEKHRTLKDVAKINK from the coding sequence ATGGATGAGGAAATTTCAACTTTATTCACAGAAGAAAAAATAAAAAGTAAAATTAAAGAATTAGCCCAAAAGATTAGAAACTACTATAAAGATAAAAGTAATGTGGTTTTTATATCACTTCTTAAAGGCTCTTTCATGTTTTTTGCAGATATTACAAGAGAGATTGGATTAAACGTAAAAATCGATTTTCTACAAGTCTCAAGTTATAAAAATAAAACTCATTCTTCACTAAACGTACTAATCAAGAAAGATATTGATATTGATATAAAGGACAGTTACGTAATAATCTTTGATGACATCATAGATACTGGACTTACATATGATAAAATAATTACTTACTTAAAAACCAAGAATCCTAAAGAAATTAAAATTTGTACTCTTTTTAATAAACCATCCAGAAGGCTGATAGAACTAAAGATAGACTATGCGGGCTTTGAAATTGAAAATGATTTCATAGTCGGATATGGTATTGATTTTAATGAAAAACACAGAACTTTAAAGGATGTAGCAAAAATAAACAAATAG
- a CDS encoding adenylosuccinate synthase, with translation MSIYAVIGTQWGDEGKGKIIDFLSSKADYVVRFNGGNNAGHTIVVNNKKFIFNLLPSGVLQGAKCILGPGIVIDPLILIKELETLKHNNIKTEIFISDKAHIIMPYHIKLDELSEQKKGTYKIGTTKRGIGPCYADKINRTGIRATDLLNMETFERKLKINLDEKNEIIEKIYNDKPFNYDDILSKYKEYIAILQSAITNTEAILNHAINSGKTILIEGAQGTMLDIEHGTFPFVTSSNTLITAATGCGIPISKIKQKIGIIKAFSSRVGSGPFVTEILEPIGDKIREKGQEYGSTTKRPRRIGWLDLLTIKKSINLNELNHLVLTKLDILNDIEELKICTAYEFQGKIYDYIPASCEILEKAKPIYKVFKGFKQDIRNISYYDDLPIEAREYIEFIEREVGVQISMLSLGAEREKTIFRNKEWINI, from the coding sequence ATGTCAATTTACGCAGTTATTGGAACTCAATGGGGTGATGAAGGTAAGGGAAAAATTATAGATTTTCTCTCATCAAAGGCGGATTATGTTGTAAGATTCAACGGAGGAAATAACGCTGGACATACAATCGTCGTCAATAATAAAAAATTCATTTTTAATCTACTACCATCAGGTGTTTTACAAGGAGCAAAATGCATACTTGGCCCTGGCATAGTAATTGATCCATTAATTTTAATTAAAGAACTTGAAACGCTAAAGCACAATAATATAAAGACAGAAATATTCATAAGCGATAAAGCGCATATAATAATGCCTTATCACATTAAACTCGACGAGCTTAGTGAACAAAAAAAGGGTACTTACAAAATCGGAACTACAAAACGAGGAATTGGACCTTGTTATGCTGACAAGATCAACAGAACAGGCATAAGAGCTACTGATTTACTTAACATGGAAACTTTTGAAAGAAAACTAAAAATAAATTTAGATGAAAAAAATGAAATTATAGAAAAAATATATAACGATAAACCTTTCAATTACGATGATATTTTAAGTAAATACAAAGAATATATAGCAATACTCCAATCTGCTATCACCAATACAGAAGCAATATTAAATCATGCCATAAATTCAGGAAAAACTATCTTAATAGAAGGTGCTCAAGGCACAATGCTTGATATTGAACATGGAACATTTCCATTTGTAACATCAAGCAATACATTAATTACAGCAGCAACAGGATGTGGTATTCCTATCTCAAAAATCAAGCAAAAAATTGGCATAATAAAAGCATTCTCATCAAGAGTTGGTTCAGGACCTTTTGTAACTGAAATCCTAGAACCTATTGGAGATAAGATTAGAGAAAAGGGGCAGGAATATGGCTCAACAACAAAAAGACCTAGAAGAATTGGTTGGCTTGATCTCTTAACAATAAAAAAATCGATAAATCTTAACGAACTAAACCATTTAGTCTTAACTAAACTAGACATACTAAATGACATTGAAGAACTTAAGATTTGCACAGCTTATGAATTTCAAGGAAAAATATACGACTATATACCTGCTTCTTGTGAAATACTTGAAAAAGCTAAACCTATATACAAAGTCTTTAAGGGATTTAAACAAGATATTAGAAATATTAGCTATTATGACGATTTGCCTATTGAGGCTAGAGAATACATTGAATTTATAGAAAGAGAAGTGGGGGTTCAAATTTCAATGCTATCTCTTGGAGCAGAGAGAGAAAAAACTATTTTTAGGAATAAAGAATGGATCAATATATAA
- a CDS encoding adenylosuccinate lyase, producing MDQYINPLKSRYASKAMLYIFSPKFKYTTWRKLWYNLALVQKELGIDISNNQLNNLSKHIEDIDFELVEKYEAKFKHEVMAHLYAYADLAGDDARKILHLGVTSAYLMDNTDLIQIKEALLLIESKLIKLIKTLREFSIKHKDLATLAYTHLQEAQLTTLGKRSSLWLQSLIFDFQELKFIMSNMCFRGVKGTIGNQNSFKELFASNFEKAKALDINLAKKMGFDKVYKMTSQTYDRKFDSSILNFLSNLAQSAHKITNDIRFMQHLKELEEHFAEHQIGSSAMPYKKNPIYSERVASLAKFTMSLQSSGGFIAATQWLERTLDDSACKRLNIPQAFLATDAALILLDKIFNNIRVNKKIIENHVKTEMPFILTEDILMKATKNGGDRQILHEKIRIYSMQVRENLYSGATENGLIKLILNDKSFRLTSKDIDEILNPNENIGFASYQVEDFIKEIIDPILKNK from the coding sequence ATGGATCAATATATAAACCCTTTAAAATCAAGATATGCCAGTAAAGCAATGCTTTACATTTTTTCACCAAAATTTAAGTACACCACATGGAGAAAGCTATGGTACAACTTAGCTTTAGTGCAAAAAGAATTGGGAATAGATATTAGCAATAATCAACTCAATAATTTATCCAAACACATTGAAGATATTGATTTTGAACTTGTAGAAAAATATGAGGCAAAATTTAAACATGAAGTCATGGCACATCTTTATGCTTATGCCGACTTAGCTGGTGATGATGCTAGAAAAATTCTACACCTTGGTGTTACAAGTGCATATTTAATGGATAACACAGACTTAATCCAAATCAAAGAAGCTCTATTACTTATTGAAAGTAAACTGATAAAACTTATTAAAACTTTAAGAGAATTTTCAATAAAACATAAAGATTTGGCAACACTTGCATATACACATCTACAAGAAGCACAATTAACAACTCTTGGAAAAAGAAGTAGCTTATGGCTTCAAAGTTTGATTTTTGACTTTCAAGAACTTAAGTTCATTATGTCTAACATGTGCTTTAGAGGAGTAAAGGGAACTATTGGAAATCAAAATAGCTTTAAAGAACTGTTTGCATCTAACTTTGAAAAGGCAAAAGCCTTAGACATCAATCTTGCAAAAAAAATGGGGTTTGACAAAGTTTATAAAATGACTAGTCAAACTTATGATCGCAAATTTGATTCATCAATATTAAATTTTTTAAGCAATTTAGCTCAAAGTGCACATAAGATTACTAATGATATCAGGTTCATGCAACATCTTAAAGAACTTGAAGAACATTTTGCAGAGCACCAAATAGGTTCATCTGCAATGCCTTACAAAAAAAACCCTATTTACAGTGAAAGAGTAGCTTCCCTTGCTAAGTTTACAATGAGCCTACAATCAAGTGGCGGATTTATAGCTGCAACTCAATGGCTTGAGAGAACTCTAGATGATTCAGCTTGCAAAAGACTAAACATTCCTCAAGCATTCTTAGCTACTGATGCTGCCCTGATATTACTAGATAAAATATTCAACAATATCAGGGTAAACAAAAAAATAATTGAAAACCATGTTAAAACAGAAATGCCATTTATATTAACAGAAGACATATTAATGAAAGCAACAAAAAATGGTGGGGATAGACAAATATTACATGAAAAGATAAGAATTTATTCAATGCAAGTAAGGGAAAATCTTTATTCAGGGGCAACTGAGAACGGCTTAATTAAACTAATCCTTAACGATAAAAGTTTTAGATTAACATCTAAAGACATAGATGAAATCTTAAATCCAAATGAAAATATAGGTTTTGCCTCATACCAAGTTGAAGATTTCATTAAAGAAATAATTGATCCTATTCTTAAAAATAAATAA
- a CDS encoding DNA-3-methyladenine glycosylase → MNREFFMQDAIVVAESLLGHLLVRKIDGKEIISRIVETEAYMGVIDKACHAYGGRRTNRTIAMYNIGGYAYVYMIYGMYYMLNIVTSNKHNPHAVLIRAIEPISPKVDGLLTNGPGKLTKFLNIDLKFNNRDLLNNCELFLRKDLSFDFEVACSKRINVDYAGEEYANKLWRFYIRGNRFVSKY, encoded by the coding sequence ATGAATAGAGAGTTTTTTATGCAGGATGCTATTGTTGTGGCTGAGTCTTTGCTTGGGCACTTGCTGGTTAGAAAAATAGATGGCAAAGAAATTATTTCAAGAATTGTCGAGACGGAAGCTTATATGGGCGTAATAGATAAAGCCTGTCATGCTTATGGGGGAAGAAGAACAAATCGTACCATTGCCATGTATAATATTGGGGGATATGCTTATGTTTATATGATTTATGGTATGTATTACATGTTAAATATTGTGACATCTAATAAACATAATCCCCATGCTGTTTTAATAAGAGCTATTGAGCCTATTTCTCCAAAAGTTGATGGATTGTTAACTAATGGGCCTGGCAAGCTTACTAAGTTTTTAAATATAGATTTAAAGTTTAATAATAGAGATCTTCTTAATAATTGTGAACTTTTCTTAAGAAAAGATTTATCTTTTGATTTTGAAGTGGCATGCTCAAAGAGAATAAATGTTGATTATGCAGGTGAGGAGTATGCGAATAAGCTTTGGCGATTTTACATAAGGGGTAATAGATTTGTTTCTAAATATTAG